A stretch of Macadamia integrifolia cultivar HAES 741 chromosome 7, SCU_Mint_v3, whole genome shotgun sequence DNA encodes these proteins:
- the LOC122083580 gene encoding transcription factor bHLH121, with protein sequence MLKDLTAQVNKLKAEYTALSEESRELTQEKNELREEKASIKSEIDNLNVQYQQRLGVMFPWGTMDPSVVMAPPSYSYPVPVPVPPGPIPMHPSMQLYPFFRNQSPGAIPNPCSTYVPYSSPVNPQTEHPSTRYVSPQQQPSSRSHASSKHDSRSKSPDHQRGSNVERSDASNDVATDLELKTPGSTADQEISSGVRKGKQSQRKENSVTVGSCSSRCSSSKGVQDSSSNSVGNGLKVDN encoded by the exons ATGCTGAAGGATTTGACTGCCCAAGTCAATAAACTGAAAGCCGAGTATACAGCACTATCAGAAGAATCACGGGAG TTAACACAGGAAAAAAATGAGCTGAGAGAAGAGAAGGCATCTATAAAGTCTGAGATTGACAACCTTAACGTTCAGTATCAGCAGAGACTTGGGGTTATGTTCCCTTGGGGCACCATGGATCCGTCAGTTGTCATGGCACCACCTTCATATTCATATCCAGTGCCAGTTCCTGTTCCTCCAGGGCCCATTCCCATGCACCCATCTATGCAGCTGTACCCGTTCTTTAGAAATCAAAGCCCCGGGGCCATCCCCAACCCCTGCTCAACTTATGTTCCATATTCATCGCCTGTTAATCCTCAAACTGAACATCCATCCACCCGATATGTTTCTCCCCAACAGCAGCCTAGCAGTAGGTCTCACGCTTCTAGCAAACATGACTCCAGAAGCAAGTCGCCGGATCATCAAAGGGGCAGCAATGTCGAAAGAAGTGATGCTTCTAATGATGTTGCGACAGATCTGGAGCTGAAGACACCTGGATCCACAGCAGACCAG GAGATTTCATCCGGGGTAAGGAAAGGCAAGCAGTCGCAGAGGAAAGAAAACAGTGTTACAGTTGGGAGCTGTTCAAGCAGATGTTCTTCATCAAAAGGTGTGCAAGATAGCTCCTCCAATAGTGTGGGTAATGGACTGAAGGTAGATAACTAA